The Salvelinus alpinus chromosome 14, SLU_Salpinus.1, whole genome shotgun sequence genomic sequence caggatgtggccaagaagttaattgacagcatgccaaggCGGAttgaggtcttgaaaaagaagggtcaacactgactctttgcatcaacttcatgtaattgtcaataaaatcaTTTGACACTTAtgattatacttcagtattccatagtaacatctgacaaaaatatctaaagacactgaggcagcagactttgtgaaaattcatatttgtgtcattctcaaaacttttggccacgactgtatgtccattacatgaaatccaaataaaaatccatttaaattacaggttgtaatgcaacaaaataggaaaaacaccaaggggatgaataattttgcaaggcactgtataaactggttaccaacgtaattacaaCTGTAAAAAGTATGTTTTTGTAATTGCTGTGGTAcatgtctgatataccatggctttcaaccaatcagcattcagggctcaaaccacccagtttataattgtttGCGCTAATGCCTAACTATAGATAAATCCGACAGGAGAGTTTGAGTGAGGAAAGTTGAACAGAGGATCTCGAAATCTCTGTGCAAGAAATACTTGGACAAACTTCAAAAAAACTAATGTTAGGCTATTTTCTGACAATGGTGCCGTTATTATGTGCCAGTTAAGATTACAAACCCTTATAAATGGCCTATTTGCGAGATTGACTTGGTATTTCAATACGCACAGGCTACTGACAAAAATCTTGCTTTATAATTGCAATTCAATTTTGCCATGGTTTGCTCAGCTAGAtgcaggtagcctatagcccctgaCAGGCCAACATCTAATTTCAGGGAAAAGTCcacaatgaaactgacattaaatgtggagaatgaTACCTTCGCTATAGAGCTGTGAACATGATCACAATTGATAACTTCCAATTTAAGTAACTAAACATGGCCATTAATATTTGCATAATAACAAGACTACAACCACAAACTGAGTTATATGCTATTTATTCAATCCGTTTTCCAGCTCCAGGTAGGATACACTGGTGGCACAAATTGATTAGCAATGACTCCAGTGATTTCGTCATTTCAATATATATTTATTGTATGAAATGGTAGGCTAGAGTAGACTGCAATGGCATATCAATTAATAGCCTACTTGATGGTTAACAAATGCAGCACATCATTCTCCATATTTAATGTAATTTTCATTGTGGACTTTTTCCCATAACACAAGCACACAAGGGAGTTCCATAACTTCCATTTCAATTTTCCACTTGTGCAGCTCTCCAGACCCTAGAACTGAGCATGATAAAACTCTTAGCTTGATACTGTTATCCATAAGGAAAGTCGACATTAGAATGCAGTTTACTTTAAACCACCTCTGAGCTAATTTTTCTAAAGAGCACTAGTGTGCGTTAATGTTTTATGGAAAAAGGGTGTCTCCAAAAGGACATATCTAAATAGCCTACATACAACTGGTAAAAGTGCTTGTTTGCTGCTCTGTCTCCGTGACTCAGCTGTCTCTACTGCAGCACTCTCTCAACTAGTGCCCTCAACGCACACCCCCATTCACTCACTCAGTAACAGCCTGCTCACTGCCTGATAATCAGCAgcagcaggtcacagtgaaacatatatatatatatatacacacacacactaccagtccaaagtttggacacacctactcattccagggtttttctacaCAGGGTTGCGAAGGTTACTttgtaaatgtaatccattacagttattagttacctgtccaaaattgcaATCAGTCATGTAACTTTTGGGTTACCtgaactcagtaacgtaatctgattacattcagttacttttagattactttccccttaagaggcattagaagacaaaAATGCTTGTGCCAAGctgtcaatgcaaagggtggctactttgaagaatctcaaaaagaaaatatattttgattcaacacttttttggttactacatgattccgtgtgttatttcatagttttgatgtcttcactattattctataatgtagaaaatagtaaaaataaacccttgaatgagtaggtgtgtccaaacttttgactggaactgtatattTAAGAGAAATGCCATGACGGTAGTAGCCCAAAATTCACCACCCATACATTTTCACCCACAACATAATTTCCAAAGTAGCCCAATTTAGCAGAAAAAACACAAATATAGCAACACTGGGTATAACATCTAACTTCTCTTTTCTCCTGTGGAAGGTATGAGGAGGATAACAATGAGTGGACCGGAATGCTCAAAGAGATGCGTTATGCAGCAGGGGCGTCCTGTGTGTCTATGCACCTCAATGCAGCCAAAATGCCCAAATTGTGAACAAGAGCACAATATGTACTGTCTAGGTGTAACATGGAGGACTGCGAAAACTATTTAAAGTGACTTTCATCCAGATCCTTCAGGATTGTAACCCACCATAATATTGTATTCTGTTGCCCATCTTTATAAAGTGTATTTTATTGAacctaactaggcaagtcagttgagaacaaattattATCTACAATGACAACCTACCAAAAGGCTAAAgacctcctgcagggacgggggctgCAGCAAAAATAAAAATAGGACAATagcacatcacgacaagagagacaacaaaacactacataaagagagacctaagacaacatagcatggtagcaacacaacatagggTACAAACAAGGGCAAGAAAGTAAAGTTTGTACCTTAAAAGTTTGTCTACATACATGTCTTTCTGCTCAATGTATATTTATGTGGAACAGATTCATTGGAGGAATCAAAACCACAAAAACAAAGCATTTTTAAAAATTTTATTACAAAAATTATTATTTGACAAATGCTACAGTTCATATAAAAAGCCTGATACAATTTTTCTTGGCAGGAGATGAGGTAGCTCCATGTCCACTTTAGGCTTTGGAGTAAGCAATAAGGAGCACTTGATAAACATCTGATGCTTAAAAACAATTGTCAATGACCTGCCTGCAAATATACATTTCTAAAAAAGGCAGACTTTTTCTCTCACGGTTCAGTAGCAAAAGCAATATAACACGTGTCCTTCATTCAACATCTAGGTGCTTGAGGGAAGCCCAGTAAATATCTTCTTCCTAAGGTATTCCTTCCATGCATCCTGTGTGGAGAGCTCCATAGAGTTCCATTCAAAATGAGGGATCTGTTTAAATGACATTACCATTAATCAGTGATGTACAATATTACATACACAGTAATACCACTTAAAGGACAGACAGATGATATTTCACACACATACCTGGACAACATGATATCCCAGAATCTCCAGATGTCTCTTTCTCATCATTGCTTCCCCTTTCATGTGACGAGAGTTTTTGCAGAAGGATTTGGAATCCAAGAAGTCCACAGCAACACTGAGTATGTGGAAAAATGAAAAACGTCAGTACCTATGAACTCCCTTTCAATGTGTTTACCCATGATAACAGTACATCAGCAAAACGTTTTCAACCAAAAGTTCTGAAATCTACCAATAAAGCTTCCTACCGTTGTGCCCCTGGAGGGAcctcactcctctccttccctacagAGTCAGAACCCCAGCGGACCTTCCCATCTCCAGATATCTGCAGCTGACTTTGCTCACTGTAGGCCACCGCCTGGTGGTGTCTGTCCAGAACACATTCAAAGTCTAGGGAGATAAGATGAAATATAGATCACAACTAGAACAGGTGACAGACACATTTGATAAACTTTTTAGTGTAATACCAATCTACTAACACAACACATGGTCAGGACTCAGCCCTTACAAAAAAATATTGCCagtttgaaactgcagtaaaaatGCAGAAACTGCAGTCAACTGGTATTTTGGACGCAATGACTGCAGAATAAATGCAGTGTACTGTACTATAACTGCACTATAACTACAGTTACACTGTAGTGTACACAGCAAAATTACTGcaggaaaaaaatgtttttttggacgcagtatttgcagcatactgtagttatactgcaCCCTGGCTGCAATATTTTTTGTAAGGGAGGAGCCAACTGCTGTCAAACATGCTGCAATCCAATCCTGTGTATTACCCACCTACTGTGTAGAAATAAGTAGTGAGCAATGCCACTCTGGCACAATTAATCCCTCCAAGAACTTCCCCAAGCATTTTGTGGATTTGTTGTTGGACAGGACTGATGGAACAATTCCCTGACAAAAGTAAGCATGAAATTAGACCCTCAACATTTGTGAAGTAGGAACTGGGGCAATCCACAAATATGAATACATCAGTATTGGCTCACCTTTCTTCTGTAACTGTAGGCAGTAACGCTCGTGGAACCAGGGAACCTGGGACTCTGGACACTCTAGACACACAGCCCGATTTAGCTCCATGAGACGCAGGCGGACACGCTTGTTGAGGGCGTCAGGCAGGGCTATCACAAAAGAGAGTTTAGCTTATCCCACCAGCCTTATCTCATAATAATCAACCTTTTTATACTACACACTAGTTTATTCGGTACTCCACCCcattcacgaaaatggttcgctcctacaaacagtgagtcatgtggccatggcttgctatataaagcaggcagacagacatcgaggcattcagttactgttcgattgaatgttagaatgggcaaaactgtGAGCGTGGCATGATCGCCAGAGCCAGGCGCGcaggttccagtatctcagaaacggccgacctcctgggcttttcacacacgacagtgttaagttcatgttttaagtatccctatatttctgttattacagTGCTATCACTCTGTTATTAGTGCGCCTGCGCAGGAGTCTCGTTGTTGATGAACCTGGCCTGAGTGCAATGGCAACCATGTATTGTGCTAATACGGCTGAGTAAACGTTGTTAAAAACTGGAACCTTGTTGTGGTGTAATTTTGAGTTAacagacagtgtctagggtttgcCGTGAATgatgcgacaaacaaaaaacatccagtcagcagcagtcctgttggAGAAAACAGCTCGAtaagaggtcgaaggagaatggcaagaatcgcgcaagctaacaggcaggctACAAACAGgaaaataacggcgcagtacaacggtgtgcagaacggcatctcggaacgcacaactcgtcagtCCTTGTCATGAATGGGCTATTGCAGCCAcactgggttccactcctatGAGATAAAAACAAGAATAAGCGGCTCCAGTgagcacgcgatcaccaacactggacaactaaGGAGTGGAAAAACgttgcctggtccgacgaatcctggttcctgttgcgtcataccgatggcagagtcaggatttggcgtaagtaGCACGAGTCCATGgctccatcctgcctggtgtcaacgataCAGGCTGGTGGCAGTGGTGTAATGGTAATGGCAAAGGGGGGGTCCGACCCATTACTAGGTTggtatacctaataaactggccaatgAATGTATATTGTTTTGCATTTGTATATAATTCAACCTTGATTGGCTTTTTTTGATAGTAAGGGAAACAGGATACAAGTTTGTATTCATTCACACATTTCTAATATAATTCGATAACATACTTTCTAACTGGGAATCCAGCTTGGCAAGGAAATTCACATTGAAGATTTCTCGAACCAGGTCCTCCGGGAAGCAGTCAGCCACAGCCAGGGCATATGCAAGAAGTACAAGCAGATGGGGGTCAAAGGAACCTGGAGGAAGGAGAACAATATATTTGGCTGGTCCTTTTGATGAGTTCCAAACACAAAAATGTAGCATAATCCACAATCACTTACTGATATGAGGTATGACGCGCTGAATGCAGATGTCAAACAGCTCATCCACCCTTGGTGGATCATAATTCAGTACAGCAAAGGGCAGCAAGGTGGCATAAGTCGCTGAGTAGTGGATCTTCAGGAAAGAGGGGATTTTTTTTTGTTATAGTACGGACTTACATTCTGTCTCTACATATATACAGGCAATATAACagtattgcctaatgtgaaaTAAAAGGTAATGTGCATGTCTCAAAGTACCTTGTTGATATTCTCCATGGCCACGCTAGCGATGCGGTCCATTAATGGAGTACAGAGGTGATTAGTCCTGGTCAGGAAAAGGGCCATCTCAGGCACATTGGTCCAGGATATCTGGTCCTCCAACCTCTGGAGTGTAACCATGGTCTCCTCCAGCAGCATCTCCTCAAACCATTCCCCTGACATGTACTTGAGCTCCTCCAACACCAAGTCCAGGCGATCAGCCTTGCGCAGGCGTTCATGCCCGCAGCGGTTCAGTGTCTGTAGCAGACGCACATACTTGCTGGGCGTGCTGTGTCGGTAGGACGGGTCATTTCGCACCCACTTAGCGACGGCCATTGCAAAGGTGTTCAGGTCATTCAGATTACACTGGGGCAGCACTGCCTCCACCCGTGAAATGACACTTTCGTCGAGTCGAGGTGAAGGCAGCATGGAGAGAACACGAGTCAGCATGGTCACTTCATATGGGTAAACACTGTCCAGCAAGAACCTGTGAGAAGAAGTTGTATTAGCTTACTCATACGGTATAGTATGCAATAAGAGTGACCTGTCTACAAACAAAGGAGCTTAGTGGGCAAATAATTATTTAGAATAATTACTCACTGAACCAGAATGTTCCTTAATTTATTGAAGAGCTCTGGACTCTGGTAATGCAGCAGGATCAGGGCTTGAGTGATCCTGGCTATCTCCATGGGCTTGTAGACATGCAGGTTCTTGTGGACTACTGATGCAATCCTGTAAAGAGACAACGTTacattatgactataactactgttccctgaaggagggggaacgaggtacaacatactatgtaTGGGGAGTCGCACTCTCGCAACTTCGGTTGAAGGATCTACAATCACACCTGACAAGGTCAATGTAATCTGCAACTCgctggaagccccgccttccacaggtgataagcGTGAGGCTCGGATTCATTCCTTCAATTTAATACCACTCGTCACCGAGCCCAGCAACGGGCGGTGCGGGACCAAACAGGTTTTGCACcacgtttccctccttcagggaacgaACATTAGTTAAAGTTATATGtttccctttcagtcagtcaacttcggtacaacatactatagGGAAATATATCATGCCACAAGCCGACCCCTACGGATactacaccgaacaaaaatataaaacgcaacatgtaaagtgttggtcccatgtttcattagctgaCATAAAAGATCCCATAAATGTCTCATTtttggcacaaatttgtttacatccctgttagtgagcatttctcctttgcatatcaagaagctgattaaacagcatgatcattacacaggtgcactttgtgctggggacaataaaaggccactaaaatgtgcagttttgtcacacaacacaatgccgcagatgtctcaagttttgggtgtgcaattggcatgctgactgcaggaataacCACCAGAGCTGTCGCCAGAGAATTTCatattcatttctctaccataagtcgcctccaacatcgttttagagaatttggcaatacgtccaattggcctcacaactgcagaccaagtgtatggcatcgtgtgggtgagcggtttgctgatgtcatcgTTGTGAACCGAGTCCCCCATGgtagcagtggggttatggtatgggcaggcataagctacaggcgacaatgaacacaattgcattttatcgatggcaatttgaatgaacagagataccgtgacgagatcctgtggCCCAttttcgtgccattcatccgccgccatcacctcatgtttcaccatgataatacacggccccatgtcgcagggAGCTATACAAAATTCCtgtaagctgaaaatgtcccagttcttcatggcctgcatactcagacaggtcacccattgagcatgtttgggatgcgcCAGATTGACGTGTACgccagcgtgttccagttcccaccaatatccaacaacttccACAGCCAGTGAAGAGGAGTGggtcaacattccacaatcaacagtctgatcaactctatgcgaaggagatgtgtcacgctgcatgagacaaatggtggacacaccagatactgactagttttctgatccacgtccctacCTATTTTTAAGGTATCTCTgaccagatgcatatctgtattcccagtcatgtgaaatccatagattagggcctaatgatttgATTTCAATGGACTAACTCagcaaaatcattgaaattgttgcatgtcaggtttatattcttgttcagtatAAATGAAACGGTCTATGGCCTGACCCCGCCAGATGCGGCAGTCTGGATTTTGTGCATACGTCACGCTGCCTAGCGACTTTCCCCTCTCCCTGCTGTAAGCACACTGTGTGCAATACTGAGAGCAGTGACATCCAATGGATAAAACCTAACAAAAAGTGTGTGGTGATGGCCAACTCCCCGCAGCACAAATATCTCCTATAGTCAACCTTTTAAACAACGCACaagattctgccagacccctggtgGAGTGGGCGCGTACACCACTAGGTAACCCTTGCTgctatatgccagggagatagccTCCACAAACAGTGGGAGAGATGCTGCTTAGAGAGCACCCTGCCGCTAGCTGGATTAGCAAAACAGACAAAAAGTTAGTCACATAACTGGATATCCACGGTCTGTTCAATGTACGTGCGTAAAGCTCACACCGGACACATGAATAGTAACCTCTGTTGCGCTTTAGAAGCAAAAGAAGGAGACGAAAAGGGAAATAGCTCAATAGCTAAGGACCTCTAGGACACAGCCATGACCTTCGGACCGAAGGCAGCATTTGGATGAAACGTCACCTTATTAAGAGCCGCCCCGGTCaaactgagtacaggaagggtgTACAGATAACTTGGAGGTCACCAACACGTTTATCTGAGGCCAAAGCCATGAGCAGGGAGGTTTTGTAGGAGAGGATCTTCATATCCACCAACTGTAGAGgctcaaaggggggggggggggtcgcacACATTGCCTCCAAAACCAGCGCCAAGTCCCATGCGGGCGCAATAGGTTTATAGACCGGTCTGAAACGacgtatacagtgagggaaaaaagtatttgatcccctgctgattttgtacgtttgcccactgacaaagaaatgatcagtctgtaattttaatggtaggtttatttgaacagtgagagacagaatatcaacaaaaatatccagaaaaacgcatgtcaaaaatgttataaattgatttgcattttaatgagggaaataagtatttgaccccctctgcaaaacattacTTAGTacgtggtggcaaaacccttgttggcaatcacagaggtcagatgtttcttgtagttggccaccaggtttgcacacatctcaggagggattttgtcccactcctctttgcagatcttcttcaagtcattaaggtttcgaggctgacatttggcaactcgaaccttcagctccctccacagattttctatgggattaaggtctggagactggctaggccactccaggaccttaatgtgctttttcttgagccactcctttgttgctttggccgtgtgttttgggtcattgtcgtgctggaatacccatccacgacacattttcaataccctggctgagggaaggaggttttcacccaagatttgacggtacatggccctgtccatcgtccctttgatgcggtgaagttgtcctgtccccttagcagaaaaacacccccaaagcataatgtttccacctccatgtttgacggtgaggatggtttcttggggtcataggcagcattcctcctcctccaaacacggcaagttgagttgatgccaaagaactccattttggtctcatctgaccacaacacgttcacccagttgtcctctgaatcattcagatgttcattggcaaacttcagacgggcatgtatatgtgctttcttgagcagggggaccttgcggacactgcaggatttcagtccttcacggcgtagtgtgttaccaattgttttcttggtgactatggtcccagctgccttgagatcattgacaagatcctcctgtgtagttctgggctgattcctcaccgttctcatgatcattgcaactccacgaggtgagatcttgcatggagtcccaggccgagggagtttgacagttattttgtgtttcttccatttgcgaataatcgcaccaactgttgtcaccttctcaccaagctgcttggcaatggtcttgtagcccattccagccttgtgtagatctacaatcttgtccctgacatccttggagagctctttggtcttggccatggtggagagtttggaatctgattgattgattgcttctgtggacaggtgtcttttatacaggtaacaaactgagattaggagcactccctttaacagtgtgctcctaatctcagctcgttacctgtatgaaagacacctgggagccagaaatctttctgattgagagggggtcaaatacttatttccctcattaaaatgcaaatcaatttataacatttttgacatgcgtttttctggatatttttgtggttattctgtctctcactgttcaaataaacctaccattaaaagtatagactgatcaattctttgtcagtgggtaaacgtacaaaatcagcaggggatcaaatacttttttccctcactgtaccttTCAGGAACTGCACCACCCTTGCAGACTGAATGGTAGCAATAATTGTCCATCTTAGGGGCCAGGTCCATAGGAACCAAATCTCGGGCCTCGCTTGCCAAACCTGCCTGTGCATCTGGAACAACAAGTTTCCACGAGTCCTCGTCTAAAAAGGCGAATGATCGCCACGCCTGCCTGGGCAAACGGGGAGCCACAAGAATCAATGGTAAGCTCTCCCGGTGCACCCACTCCAACGTGGGCTGAATCAGAACCAGTGGTGGAACTGCGTGAAGGAGGGTACGAGGCCACTGGTGCGCCAGTTCCCAACGGGGAACTCGGGTCCCCTATCGAGAAAAATAGGTGACACTGTGCGTTTCCTCGTGATGCATAAAAATGCGTCGGCCCTGACAAAATTGTCTCATACCTGGCAGAGCCTCCATCCCTGAGGGACAGGGTCCCATCTGGATAAAAGATCTGCACCTGAGTTGAAGCAACCGGGGACATGCGTTGCCCAAAGCATGTGCGCACTGCTCCCCAGCAATAGGGAGGAATCCAAggttaggagggagagagagactctccCCATTTGTTGATGCACGCCACCACTGACATAGTCGGTTCTGACCAGCACAAGCCAGCCAGATGAAAACAGGAAGAAGCGCCAGTGCCCCAGATACTCCGGGTAATTGACATGCAGTGTGTTCTGCACCAGTGTCCATACCCCCCGAATCGAGCTGTCTTCGTACAGAGCACCCCACCCTCGGAGGAATGCATCTGTCGTAATCACCTTGCAGGATATAACTCAGCCCATGGGAGCCCCCTGACAATAGCAGAGGGTCCCACCACTTGGCCATGGCCTGGAGGCCTGACAGGGACACCCAAAGCGACTGGCTTAGGCTGCGAGACATGTCCAGGTGAGTGGCTAGCACTCAACGCTGGAAGGGCCTTATCAACAATAGCCCTATGGGAACGACTTCTCTCACAGAAGCCATTATCCCCTGTAGGCATAGGGACTGGCGCAAACGCACTGTGTGACCCAGCCAAAATGTGGCTATGCAGAGTTCGAACTCAGACACCCTCTGTGGGGATAGAAAAGCGTGATAGACAAGTGAGTCTAGCTCGAGACCCAGAAACAGAATGCGCTGAGATGGAGTCAGACAGCCCTTTGTCTGGTTTCTTATGAAGCCTAGAGACTGAATACGGGCCAGTAGCATGGATGTGTGTAACATTGCTTGCCCTCTACTCTCCGCCACCAGCCAATCGCTGTAATAGCCGGCAGCTCATGAGCATTCTGAGTAGACTGAGGTGCTTGCTGAGGGCACGTAGGTCTAAATTGGGACGTAATGTCCCGTCCATCCCTTTTCGTAACCAGGAATACCGGATCTTCGACATAGGAACCACACAGATTGCCTGCGCCTGGAAGGGGAGGCTATTTTGTTCCTCAAAACGGACATGGAGGCCTCGGGAACAGTCGACGAGATGATGCTGCAGAAGCGTGGGGGAGACATAcacacaggtagcctagtggttagagcgttggactagtaaccggaaggttgcaagaacgaatccccg encodes the following:
- the fastkd1 gene encoding FAST kinase domain-containing protein 1, mitochondrial isoform X1; protein product: MSMFRLRAVTGSRYLRRFLHGGAANRDYVLEQLGICSGEDQVLEVVGKNKAKLTVNHVGCAIGMLWHFQKEKPQMLRTVEFIKSHPEFLTLRVLAENKIELMDDVMLVDMLYNVLRLNVEPYDSLAQQLVSEAWLRLYRFPMPSLSKFAVCLSDQHLQHSPPMGQITDILDQKLSSIDDARILTTLMVSVSSLVSPHLRDKLINKADHLLDTMDPSHYNNPRRMVQFLRNIKYNYRPLLEKCNHILLHNVPHLNAENISIILGLYQSMQFNNCDFRLAAKQRLMELVDSSADPFSFTKLFVALGPMAGEDTKERLESTALLLAEDLNAQQALAVAETLEEIQCRNLNLIQKIASVVHKNLHVYKPMEIARITQALILLHYQSPELFNKLRNILVQFLLDSVYPYEVTMLTRVLSMLPSPRLDESVISRVEAVLPQCNLNDLNTFAMAVAKWVRNDPSYRHSTPSKYVRLLQTLNRCGHERLRKADRLDLVLEELKYMSGEWFEEMLLEETMVTLQRLEDQISWTNVPEMALFLTRTNHLCTPLMDRIASVAMENINKIHYSATYATLLPFAVLNYDPPRVDELFDICIQRVIPHISSFDPHLLVLLAYALAVADCFPEDLVREIFNVNFLAKLDSQLETLPDALNKRVRLRLMELNRAVCLECPESQVPWFHERYCLQLQKKGNCSISPVQQQIHKMLGEVLGGINCARVALLTTYFYTVDFECVLDRHHQAVAYSEQSQLQISGDGKVRWGSDSVGKERSEVPPGAQRVAVDFLDSKSFCKNSRHMKGEAMMRKRHLEILGYHVVQIPHFEWNSMELSTQDAWKEYLRKKIFTGLPSST
- the fastkd1 gene encoding FAST kinase domain-containing protein 1, mitochondrial isoform X2, producing MLWHFQKEKPQMLRTVEFIKSHPEFLTLRVLAENKIELMDDVMLVDMLYNVLRLNVEPYDSLAQQLVSEAWLRLYRFPMPSLSKFAVCLSDQHLQHSPPMGQITDILDQKLSSIDDARILTTLMVSVSSLVSPHLRDKLINKADHLLDTMDPSHYNNPRRMVQFLRNIKYNYRPLLEKCNHILLHNVPHLNAENISIILGLYQSMQFNNCDFRLAAKQRLMELVDSSADPFSFTKLFVALGPMAGEDTKERLESTALLLAEDLNAQQALAVAETLEEIQCRNLNLIQKIASVVHKNLHVYKPMEIARITQALILLHYQSPELFNKLRNILVQFLLDSVYPYEVTMLTRVLSMLPSPRLDESVISRVEAVLPQCNLNDLNTFAMAVAKWVRNDPSYRHSTPSKYVRLLQTLNRCGHERLRKADRLDLVLEELKYMSGEWFEEMLLEETMVTLQRLEDQISWTNVPEMALFLTRTNHLCTPLMDRIASVAMENINKIHYSATYATLLPFAVLNYDPPRVDELFDICIQRVIPHISSFDPHLLVLLAYALAVADCFPEDLVREIFNVNFLAKLDSQLETLPDALNKRVRLRLMELNRAVCLECPESQVPWFHERYCLQLQKKGNCSISPVQQQIHKMLGEVLGGINCARVALLTTYFYTVDFECVLDRHHQAVAYSEQSQLQISGDGKVRWGSDSVGKERSEVPPGAQRVAVDFLDSKSFCKNSRHMKGEAMMRKRHLEILGYHVVQIPHFEWNSMELSTQDAWKEYLRKKIFTGLPSST